One window from the genome of Cucumis melo cultivar AY chromosome 10, USDA_Cmelo_AY_1.0, whole genome shotgun sequence encodes:
- the LOC103495084 gene encoding subtilisin-like protease SBT1.1, whose translation MGFREVWVLSIMLAISSAVVDQQTYIIHMDTTKMVTPNPEQWYTDIIDSVNELSSLDDNEEASNAAEILHVYKTALSGFAAKLTSKKLHSLSKIPGFLAATPNELLQLHTTHSPQFLGLQRDHGLWNFSNLASDIIIGLLDTGIWPEHISFQDKGLSSVPLKWKGICQTGPRFSSSNCNKKLIGASAYIKGYEAIVGRLNETGTFRSPRDSDGHGTHTASTAAGSIVDNASFYNQGMGVASGMRFTSRIVAYKVCWPLGCANADILAAMDSAVADGVDVLSLSLGGGSSSFYKDNIAIAAFGAIQKGVFVSCSAGNSGPSPSTVGNAAPWIMTVAASYTDRTFPTTVKLGNGQVFEGSSLYYGKSINELPLVYNNTAGDGQETNVCIAGSLDPSMVKGKIVICERGTISRTKKGEQVKLAGGAGMILINTQFEGEELFADPHVLPATTLGASAGKAILDYIASSKTQAKASIVFEGTKYGSQAPRVAAFSSRGPSLVGPDVIKPDVTAPGVNILAAWPPIVSPSELASDTRRVMFNIISGTSMSCPHVSGLAALLKSAHNDWSPAAIKSALMTTAYVTDNKMSLISDVGQANGEPATPFTFGSGHVDPEKASDPGLIYDITPQDYINYLCSLKYNSSQIALVSRGNFTCSSKRTVVKPGDLNYPSFSVFMKKKAKKVSITLKRTVTNVGITRSDYTVKINNPKGVTVIVKPEKLSFGSLGEQLSYKVSFVSLGGKEALDKFSFGSLVWISEKYAVRSPIVVTWQ comes from the exons ATGGGGTTTAGAGAGGTTTGGGTGTTGTCAATAATGCTTGCAATTTCAAGTGCTGTTGTGGATCAACAAACTTACATTATTCACATGGACACCACAAAGATGGTAACCCCCAACCCTGAACAATGGTACACAGACATTATTGATTCTGTCAATGAACTCTCGTCTCTCGACGACAATGAAGAAGCATCAAATGCTGCAGAGATTCTCCATGTTTACAAAACTGCCCTGTCAG GTTTTGCTGCAAAACTCACCTCAAAAAAACTGCATTCTTTGAGCAAAATTCCAGGGTTTCTAGCTGCCACTCCAAATGAGCTACTGCAACTTCACACCACTCACTCTCCTCAGTTTCTTGGCCTACAAAGAGACCATGGCCTTTGGAATTTCTCAAACCTAGCTTCTGATATAATTATTGGTTTGCTTGACACTGGCATTTGGCCTGAGCATATAAGTTTTCAAGACAAGGGTCTTTCCTCTGTGCCCTTAAAATGGAAAGGCATTTGCCAAACAGGCCCAAGGTTCTCTTCTTCTAATTGTAACAAAAAGCTCATTGGAGCAAGTGCTTACATTAAAGGATACGAGGCCATCGTCGGTAGATTGAACGAAACAGGGACTTTCCGATCCCCCCGAGACTCGGATGGCCACGGGACACACACGGCTTCTACTGCTGCAGGAAGCATTGTTGATAACGCAAGCTTTTATAACCAAGGCATGGGAGTAGCCTCTGGAATGAGGTTCACCTCAAG AATCGTAGCATACAAAGTATGTTGGCCTCTAGGCTGTGCGAATGCCGATATTCTCGCAGCTATGGACAGCGCCGTTGCTGATGGAGTCGATGTTTTATCACTCTCTTTGGGAGGCGGTTCTAGTTCTTTTTACAAAGATAATATTGCCATAGCAGCATTTGGTGCTATTCAAAAAGGGGTTTTTGTTTCATGTTCAGCTGGTAATTCTGGTCCGTCACCCTCAACTGTTGGTAATGCAGCCCCATGGATCATGACAGTCGCTGCTAGTTACACCGACAGAACTTTCCCAACCACTGTCAAACTTGGAAATGGGCAAGTTTTTGAAGGCTCTTCTTTGTATTATGGCAAGAGCATAAATGAACTCCCGCTTGTTTATAACAATACTGCTGGTGATGGACAAGAAACAAATGTTTGCATTGCTGGTTCCCTTGACCCATCAATGGTGAAGGGAAAAATTGTTATATGTGAAAGAGGAACAATCTCAAGAACTAAAAAAGGAGAGCAAGTGAAGTTAGCTGGAGGAGCTggaatgattttaattaatacaCAATTTGAAGGTGAAGAGCTTTTTGCTGACCCTCATGTTTTGCCAGCAACTACTCTCGGAGCTTCAGCTGGCAAAGCCATCTTAGACTATATAGCATCCTCGAAAACACAAGCAAAAGCTTCGATTGTGTTCGAAGGGACTAAATATGGAAGTCAAGCACCGAGAGTTGCAGCATTTTCTTCTCGAGGGCCAAGTTTAGTTGGACCTGATGTTATAAAGCCAGACGTAACGGCACCTGGTGTTAATATATTAGCTGCTTGGCCTCCAATTGTTAGCCCGAGTGAGCTCGCGTCTGATACAAGAAGAGTGATGTTCAACATCATTTCAGGGACTTCTATGTCTTGCCCTCATGTTAGCGGTTTAGCTGCATTGCTTAAATCGGCTCACAACGATTGGTCGCCTGCTGCGATTAAATCTGCGCTCATGACCACTGCCTACGTTACTGACAACAAAATGAGTCTCATTTCTGACGTCGGTCAAGCTAATGGCGAACCGGCAACCCCCTTTACATTTGGTTCTGGCCATGTCGATCCCGAGAAAGCATCGGATCCCGGGCTCATCTACGATATCACACCCCAAGATTACATAAACTACTTATGTAGCTTGAAGTATAACTCATCACAAATTGCTTTAGTTTCAAGAGGGAATTTCACTTGTTCATCAAAAAGAACAGTTGTTAAGCCAGGAGACTTGAACTACCCTTCTTTCTCTGTGTTCATGAAGAAGAAGGCCAAAAAAGTCAGTATTACATTGAAAAGAACGGTGACAAATGTTGGTATCACAAGGAGTGATTACACTGTTAAAATCAACAATCCAAAAGGAGTAACAGTTATTGTGAAGCCTGAGAAGTTAAGTTTTGGGAGTTTGGGAGAGCAGTTGAGTTACAAAGTGAGTTTTGTTTCATTAGGAGGAAAGGAAGCTTTGGATAAGTTTTCCTTTGGATCTCTTGTTTGGATCTCAGAAAAATATGCTGTTAGAAGTCCTATAGTAGTAACTTGGCAATAG